GTCGGGAATTTTAAAAGAATCGGGTGATCGTACTTTGGACCGCTCTGTAATTATTAGTGAAAATGTTGGAAATACATTTTTAAAAAAATCAGGCAAATATGACAGTCTCCTAGTAGTTTTACAATCTGCTGAATTAACTGCTCAAACAGAAGATGATCTGAAAGATCTTTTTGGTAATTCTATTGGTGTTTCTAGTTTACAATCAAGATTACAATTTAGACAACAGTTTACAGAAGGAAATAATGCATTTATTCAAAGCATAGGAGTTATTGCTTTGGTTGTTGGTGCTGTAGGGATTATCACTACCCTATACACTTCTGTAACTGAGAGAATAAAAGAAATTGGAACAATGAAAGCAATTGGTACACAAAACAGCACTATTCTTATGCTCTTTTTGATGGAGGCATTGTTAATTGGTCTGTTGGGAGGAACAGTCGGGATTTTAGTTGGAATGATCTCAGGGCATGCACTAAGCTCTGTTTTATCTCCACCAGGTTTCAGAAATGCTCCTACTGTAATTCCTATCTTTCATTTTGTGGATACGCTAAATGTTTGGTTACTATCTGTTGGTTTGAGTATCTCTGCAGGCATTCTTCCTGCTTGGAAAGCTTCCACACTATCTCCACTTGTTGCATTACGTAGAGAATGATTTGAAATGAGATTGATTTGTCTTCATTGTAGTAAGGTGTTTGAAGGAGAGAAAGCAAAATTTTGTTCTCAAGTGTGTAGAGATTCATTTATTGTAAATATTGCAAAGAGAACTAGAGAAGCAGTTAGAGATGATCCTAGTCACACTAGAGAATTAAGTAAGGATTTCTAGTAATCTAAAAGCAACAAGAATAAAACAACAGATGACGAAACAGAATCAACAATTCTAAATTACACCATTTGTATTTGTCACCAACTGCAAACATTTTGCAATTTTTCTCCATCAACTAATGATTTGAGATGTTTGTAGAAAAATAATTGCAAAACCGACAAAAAATAAAAAAATTAATCAAAAATAGAAAAAACGATGCAAGTATGCATCACAGGCATGCGTT
This region of Nitrosopumilus sp. genomic DNA includes:
- a CDS encoding ABC transporter permease — encoded protein: MNPTEILKLSFSALNERKVRTLLTVLMVVVGSSLMIVLNGLSAGQTQFIEDQLNQLADNVLTVTPGQRSFRSVDTTPSIVFNSAVVNKMNSLSSVIDVIPRYSGSVDLNSQSRVLRTSVLAMNPDDVYVSVPGLEMESSSVIKPNDPSAILVGQSVAYPDGSAFPIVTLGQSVKLTFTYVDDEGDQQEDSRTFVVSGILKESGDRTLDRSVIISENVGNTFLKKSGKYDSLLVVLQSAELTAQTEDDLKDLFGNSIGVSSLQSRLQFRQQFTEGNNAFIQSIGVIALVVGAVGIITTLYTSVTERIKEIGTMKAIGTQNSTILMLFLMEALLIGLLGGTVGILVGMISGHALSSVLSPPGFRNAPTVIPIFHFVDTLNVWLLSVGLSISAGILPAWKASTLSPLVALRRE